One Bufo gargarizans isolate SCDJY-AF-19 chromosome 3, ASM1485885v1, whole genome shotgun sequence DNA segment encodes these proteins:
- the EVA1B gene encoding protein eva-1 homolog B, which yields MMNTHKKEMEFLSNSIAVYAHIRENPESFGLYFVLGVCFGLILTLCMLVIRISCKPRTPNLPPKPKKTPPKDCVKEPLSLTRDEEDPESDDNEDTFILTPVTDTSLGSQPPLDGTLTVNVFTSAEELERAQRLEERERIIREIWRNGQPDILGTGTGTIGRVHYY from the exons ATGATGAATACTCACAAGAAGGAGATGGAGTTTCTAAGTAACAGCATAGCAGTGTATGCTCATATTAGAG aAAACCCAGAGTCATTTGGGCTTTACTTTGTTCTTGGGGTTTGTTTCGGGCTAATTTTAACACTCTGTATGCTGGTCATCCGTATTTCTTGCAAACCACGGACTCCCAATCTTCCTCCGAAACCCAAgaaaactcctccaaaagactgtGTTAAAGAGCCCCTGTCTTTGACAAGGGATGAGGAGGATCCAGAAAGCGACGACAATGAGGACACTTTTATTTTGACTCCTGTGACCGATACCTCACTAGGAAGCCAGCCGCCTCTGGATGGTACACTGACAGTGAATGTATTCACATCAGCAGAAGAGCTGGAGAGGGCCCAAAGACTTGAGGAACGTGAGAGGATAATTAGAGAGATATGGCGAAATGGGCAGCCTGATATTCTGGGTACAGGGACTGGCACCATAGGTCGTGTGCATTACTATTAG